One Equus quagga isolate Etosha38 chromosome 5, UCLA_HA_Equagga_1.0, whole genome shotgun sequence genomic window carries:
- the LOC124239623 gene encoding uncharacterized protein LOC124239623: MADRPQRRLHRPPPGLAGLRAASSPQTDRLKLQHQVERTVGAEYLALRSRRAKGWRPEPVPTTPLQTPSLQLRAGPGARPTASLDAEGGARGTPAGSLGGGAGGGPGSSLLSPERLLSQPACGATGSPGSAEQASGQRGAGASRVLSRHISQHAAMDGSTLPSGFAVFTTFPELLFIFELVFGGLVWMLITSSQLPNPLLQGWVTFVSVFCFIGTGVLLFLYLTGAHGGETSWVSLESAYHTVAVLLYSIASILEILATIYMQDGFTYEHYLENISAVVFSCITSLLYMAHVVFV, translated from the exons ATGGCAG ATCGGCCCCAGCGCCGCCTCCACCGCCCTCCTCCGGGGctggcagggctgagagcagCCTCCTCCCCCCAGACGGACAGACTGAAGCTCCAGCATCAAGTGGAGCGCACTGTGGGTGCAGAGTACCTGGCGCTCCGAAGCCGCAGGGCGAAGGGGTGGCGGCCAGAGCCGGTCCCAACGACGCCCCTGCAGACCCCCAGCCTGCAGCTGCGGGCAGGACCAGGAGCTCGTCCCACGGCGAGCCTGGACGCGGAG GGCGGAGCCCGAGGCACTCCGGCAGGGTCCcttgggggcggggcgggcggcggccCGGGCTCCTCCCTCCTGAGCCCCGAACGCCTCTTATCTCAACCCGCCTGCGGGGCGACCGGGTCACCCGGCTCCGCCGAGCAAGCGAGTGGTCAGCGCGGAGCCGGAGCCTCGCGCGTCCTGTCCCGACACATAAGCCAGCATGCCGCCATGGACGGCAGTACTCTGCCCAGCGGCTTCGCTGTCTTCACCACCTTCCCCGAACTGCTTTTCATCTTCGAGCTT gTCTTTGGGGGCCTTGTGTGGATGCTGATCACCTCATCCCAGCTGCCTAACCCCCTGCTCCAGGGCTGGGTGACGTTCGTGTCTGTGTTCTGCTTCATAGGCACTGGTGTTCTGCTCTTCCTGTACCTAACTGGTGCCCATGGCGGTGAGACTTCCTGGGTCTCCCTG GAGTCAGCCTACCACACTGTTGCAGTCCTGCTTTACTCTATCGCCTCAATCCTGGAAATTCTGGCCACCATCTATATGCAAGACGGCTTCACGTACGAACATTACCTTGAAAACATCTCTGCTGTG GTGTTTTCGTGCATAACCAGTCTGCTGTACATGGCCCATGTGGTGTTTGTTTAA